The genomic segment AGCCTGGCGGGCAGTGCGCCCCCGATGATCCGCAAGCTCTACTCGCTCCTGATGCACGGCGCGCAGCCGCTGCTTCGGCGCAAGCTGCGCCGGCGCGGTGCGGCCGAGCCCGGCTACCTGGAAGCGATCGACGAGCGATTCGGCTACTACGGAACCTCCGCAGCGCCGGGCGCCCTGTGGATCCACGCGGTGTCGCTCGGCGAGACGCGCGCCGCGGCGCTGCTGGTGCAGGCGCTGCGCGAGCGCGACCCGCAGCTGCGACTGCTGCTCACGCACGGCACCGCCACGGGGCGGGCGGAAGGCGCCAAGCTGCTGCGAGAAGGCGACGTGCAGGCATGGCTGCCCTGGGACACGCCTGAGGCGGTGCGGCGCTTCCTCGCGCACTTCCAGCCCTGCGCCGGCGTGCTGATGGAAACCGAGGTCTGGCCCAATCTCGCGGAAGCCTGCAAGCGCGCGGGGGTGCCGCTTGCGCTGGCGAACGCGCGCCTGTCCGAGAAGTCGCTGCGAAAGGCGCTGCGGCTCAGGCGCCTCTCGCAGCCCGCCTACGCGTCCTTGCGAGCCGTCTGGGCGCAGACCGACGCCGACGCGCAGCGGCTGGCCCGGCTGGGCGCCCGTGTCGGCGGTGTGTTCGGCAACCTCAAGTTCGATGCGCAGCCCGACGCGGCTCTGCTCGAACGGGGTCGCGGCTGGCGTTCGCGCATCGCCCAACCCGTGCTGATGTTCGCCAGCTCGCGCGAGGGCGAGGAGGCGGAGCTGTTCCGCGTGCTGGCCGCGCAGCGCAAACTCGCGCACGCGGGGTTCGCGCGCCGCGACAGCGACCGCGCCGTCTCGGGCATCCGCTGGCTCGTCGTGCCACGGCACCCGCAGCGCTTCGACGAGGTGGCAGCGCTCGCGCAGCAGGCGGGCCTGTCGGTGTCGCGACGCAGCGAGTGGGATGTGGAGCAAGGACCGCACGACACCGACGTGTGGATCGGCGACTCGCTCGGCGAGATGGCGCTGTACTACGGCTTGGCGGACGTGGCATTGCTCGGCGGCAGCTTCCTGCCGCTAGGCGGCCAGAACCTGATCGAGGCGGCGGCGTGCGGGTGCCCGGTGGTGATGGGGCCGCATACGTTCAACTTCGCGGAGGCGGCGGAAGATGCGCTCGCCGCCGGGGCTGCGGTGCGGGTCGAGACGCTCGAGGAGGGCGTGCGGCGGGCGGCGGGCATCGCGGCGGACGCGGCGCAGCGCGAGCGGCACGTCGGGGCTGCGCAGACATTTGCGCAGGCGCACCGCGGGGCGGCCGAACGCACGGCCACTGCACTCCTCTCCCTGATCGCTTGAAGCGCTAAGTCGGCCGACGAAGCGTGACTTGGAGCCTTGGTCCA from the Ramlibacter henchirensis genome contains:
- a CDS encoding 3-deoxy-D-manno-octulosonic acid transferase, translating into MIRKLYSLLMHGAQPLLRRKLRRRGAAEPGYLEAIDERFGYYGTSAAPGALWIHAVSLGETRAAALLVQALRERDPQLRLLLTHGTATGRAEGAKLLREGDVQAWLPWDTPEAVRRFLAHFQPCAGVLMETEVWPNLAEACKRAGVPLALANARLSEKSLRKALRLRRLSQPAYASLRAVWAQTDADAQRLARLGARVGGVFGNLKFDAQPDAALLERGRGWRSRIAQPVLMFASSREGEEAELFRVLAAQRKLAHAGFARRDSDRAVSGIRWLVVPRHPQRFDEVAALAQQAGLSVSRRSEWDVEQGPHDTDVWIGDSLGEMALYYGLADVALLGGSFLPLGGQNLIEAAACGCPVVMGPHTFNFAEAAEDALAAGAAVRVETLEEGVRRAAGIAADAAQRERHVGAAQTFAQAHRGAAERTATALLSLIA